One genomic region from Microcella humidisoli encodes:
- a CDS encoding zinc-dependent metalloprotease, translated as MAEDPLGGADDEFREMLRRFLAGEGDLDPAKLAGAAGLPTDPLMVARLMGQLQKAMNANADGVDWQLAKDESGRIAAQGSIRSSAAELEQLRQALNVAALWLDEATSITQLTSEPTLLTRADWARLTLPVWTQLAEPVATSISDSLTEVLDQQVPDELKSMVANAGQMMRSLGGTLFSLQLGHVVGQLAAEVVSGGDIGIPLLPGRDDTDVQAALLPQNMTDFGTGLDIPADQVQLYLAVRELAHARLFRHARWLRQHLISAITEYARGIRIDTDRIESLAAEFDPANPESLREALTSGALIPPKTEAQLAALGRLETTLALIEGWVDVVTAQATSRLPKADAVAETVRRRRAAGGPAESAFATLVGLELRPRRLREAAEFWQRITDAVGADARDGLWAHPDLLPGADDIDDPSRVIATLQGGGTVEPDALDQALSDLLADESGDRPIEGAPGEAPDEPNRPDEPTA; from the coding sequence ATGGCTGAGGATCCCCTAGGCGGGGCTGACGACGAGTTCCGCGAAATGCTGCGCCGCTTCCTGGCCGGCGAGGGTGATCTCGACCCGGCCAAGCTTGCGGGCGCCGCGGGGCTGCCGACCGATCCGCTCATGGTGGCGCGCCTCATGGGGCAGCTGCAGAAAGCCATGAACGCGAACGCCGATGGCGTCGACTGGCAGCTCGCGAAAGACGAGTCGGGGCGCATCGCCGCCCAGGGCTCGATTCGCTCGAGCGCTGCCGAGCTCGAGCAGCTGCGCCAGGCGCTCAACGTCGCCGCGCTGTGGCTCGACGAGGCCACCTCGATCACGCAGCTCACCTCCGAGCCGACGCTGCTGACGCGCGCCGACTGGGCGCGCTTGACGCTGCCGGTGTGGACCCAGCTCGCCGAACCCGTGGCGACCTCGATCTCGGATTCACTCACCGAGGTGCTCGACCAGCAGGTGCCCGACGAGCTCAAGAGCATGGTCGCCAACGCCGGCCAGATGATGCGCTCGCTCGGCGGCACCCTCTTCTCGCTGCAGCTCGGGCACGTCGTCGGGCAGCTCGCGGCCGAAGTCGTGTCGGGGGGCGACATCGGAATCCCGCTGCTGCCGGGCCGCGACGACACCGACGTGCAGGCCGCCCTGCTGCCCCAGAACATGACCGACTTCGGTACGGGCCTCGATATCCCGGCCGACCAGGTGCAGCTGTACCTGGCGGTGCGCGAACTGGCCCACGCGCGGCTCTTCCGGCACGCCCGCTGGCTGCGGCAGCACCTCATCAGCGCCATCACCGAGTACGCCCGCGGCATCCGCATCGACACCGACCGCATCGAGTCGCTCGCGGCCGAGTTCGACCCGGCGAACCCCGAGAGCCTGCGCGAGGCGCTCACGAGCGGTGCGCTCATCCCGCCGAAGACCGAGGCGCAGCTCGCGGCGCTCGGCCGGCTCGAGACCACCCTCGCCCTCATCGAGGGCTGGGTCGATGTCGTCACGGCGCAGGCGACGAGCCGCCTTCCGAAGGCGGATGCCGTGGCCGAGACCGTGCGCCGCCGGCGCGCCGCAGGGGGTCCGGCCGAGAGCGCCTTCGCCACGCTCGTCGGACTCGAGCTGCGGCCGCGACGCCTGCGCGAGGCGGCCGAGTTCTGGCAGCGCATCACCGACGCCGTCGGAGCCGATGCGCGCGACGGTCTGTGGGCGCACCCCGATCTGCTGCCCGGCGCCGACGACATCGACGACCCGAGCCGCGTCATCGCGACGCTGCAGGGCGGCGGCACGGTCGAGCCCGACGCGCTCGATCAGGCCCTCAGCGACCTGCTCGCCGACGAGAGCGGCGATCGACCCATCGAGGGCGCGCCGGGCGAAGCGCCCGACGAGCCGAACCGGCCGGACGAGCCGACCGCATAG
- a CDS encoding gamma-glutamyl-gamma-aminobutyrate hydrolase family protein: MTALIGLTTYMEQTVMGLWDRPAAVLPRVYTDCVIAAGGAVVGLPPQPPHPDAVERVLEGIDGLILTGGKDVDAALYGERAHPENDAPRPDRDAWEIALVHAAIARDLPVLGICRGLQVLNVALGGTLVQHLPDVIGSTRYSYGNATFADNPVLTEPGTRIGGMLGASLTVKSYHHQAINHLAPGLTVSARGDDGIIQAVDIDALSFGVAVQWHPEESPDDLRLFTALVEAAQR; encoded by the coding sequence GTGACCGCGCTCATCGGCCTGACCACCTACATGGAGCAGACGGTCATGGGCCTGTGGGACCGCCCGGCGGCCGTGCTGCCGCGCGTCTACACCGACTGCGTGATCGCCGCCGGGGGAGCGGTCGTCGGGCTGCCCCCGCAGCCCCCGCACCCCGACGCCGTCGAGCGCGTGCTCGAGGGCATCGACGGCCTCATCCTCACGGGCGGGAAAGACGTCGATGCGGCGCTGTACGGCGAGCGTGCGCATCCCGAGAACGACGCCCCGCGCCCCGACCGCGACGCCTGGGAGATCGCGCTCGTGCACGCCGCGATCGCGCGCGACCTGCCCGTGCTCGGCATCTGCCGCGGCCTGCAGGTGCTCAACGTGGCCCTCGGCGGCACGCTCGTGCAGCACCTGCCCGACGTGATCGGCTCGACCCGCTACAGCTACGGCAACGCGACCTTCGCCGACAACCCGGTGCTCACCGAGCCGGGCACGCGCATCGGCGGGATGCTCGGCGCGAGCCTCACCGTCAAGAGCTACCACCACCAGGCCATCAACCACCTCGCCCCGGGGCTCACCGTGAGCGCCCGCGGTGATGACGGCATCATCCAGGCGGTCGACATCGACGCGCTGTCGTTCGGCGTCGCGGTGCAGTGGCACCCCGAGGAGTCGCCCGACGACCTGCGGCTCTTCACCGCGCTCGTCGAGGCCGCGCAGCGCTAG
- the nudC gene encoding NAD(+) diphosphatase, which yields MPRSLTQHLPLSRYRIDRDHAARDRPQLFDELAADPDARIVALWRGEVLLTTARDAATAPALALLPWASAPAEALRIYLGRTLEAEGGVPAGAAITAVVLDDESGPALEADVTRWASPRTLGHRLGDRDAGLAIEALGLANWHDTHRFSPRTGNPTVAAKAGWVRVDVETGAELFPRTDAAVIVGITDADDRLVLGSNALWESNRFSLLAGFVEPGESLEAAVVREVFEESGLRVIDAEYVGSQPWPFPASLMLGFRARLDPAHANDLRPDGAEILDLRWFSRDELAASLGEILLPGRTSIARAIIEDWFGGSLDAP from the coding sequence ATGCCCCGTTCGCTGACGCAGCACCTGCCGCTCTCCCGGTACCGCATCGACCGCGATCACGCCGCGCGCGACCGCCCCCAGCTGTTCGACGAGCTCGCGGCCGATCCCGACGCACGCATCGTGGCGCTGTGGCGCGGCGAGGTGCTGCTGACGACGGCGCGGGATGCGGCCACCGCTCCCGCGCTCGCGCTGCTGCCGTGGGCATCCGCCCCCGCCGAGGCGCTGCGCATCTACCTCGGCCGCACGCTCGAGGCCGAGGGCGGGGTGCCGGCCGGAGCAGCGATCACGGCGGTCGTGCTGGACGACGAGTCGGGCCCCGCGCTCGAAGCCGATGTGACGCGCTGGGCCTCGCCGCGCACGCTCGGCCACCGGCTGGGCGACCGCGACGCGGGCCTTGCCATCGAGGCCCTCGGCCTGGCCAACTGGCACGACACGCACCGCTTCTCGCCGCGCACGGGCAACCCGACGGTCGCCGCGAAGGCCGGCTGGGTGCGCGTCGATGTCGAGACGGGGGCCGAGCTCTTCCCCCGCACCGACGCGGCCGTCATCGTCGGCATCACCGATGCCGACGACCGCCTCGTGCTCGGCAGCAACGCGCTGTGGGAGTCGAACCGCTTCTCGCTGCTCGCGGGCTTCGTCGAGCCGGGGGAGTCGCTCGAGGCCGCCGTCGTGCGCGAGGTCTTCGAGGAGTCGGGCCTGCGCGTCATCGACGCCGAGTACGTCGGCTCGCAGCCTTGGCCGTTCCCCGCCTCCCTCATGCTGGGGTTCCGCGCGCGCCTCGATCCCGCGCACGCGAACGACCTGCGGCCCGACGGCGCCGAGATCCTCGATCTGCGCTGGTTCAGCCGCGACGAGCTCGCCGCGAGCCTCGGCGAGATCCTGCTGCCCGGCCGCACCTCGATCGCCCGCGCCATCATCGAGGACTGGTTCGGCGGGTCGCTGGATGCTCCATGA
- a CDS encoding ATP-dependent helicase, which yields MTAEPVVSPDRLLAALDDHQRQVAEALLGPVCVLAGAGTGKTRAITHRIAYGVATGAYDPQRVMALTFTTRAAGELLGRLRALGAEGVAARTFHSAALRQLHYFWPIVVGGTPPRVLEGKGPLLGQAAGVLKLSLDTAGLRDAAAEIEWRKVSRLSIDDYARAAHSRTLPARLSVDAMVALQQTYERIKDERKQIDFEDVLLATAGMIENEPRVAEQVRAQYRFFVVDEYQDVSPLQHDLLTLWLGGRRELCVVGDASQTIYSFAGATSDYLVRFGSEYPEARVVRLEDNYRSTTAIVTLANRLMRGRPGALTLHAASEGSERGAAPSVSKHVDDAAEAASIAQSIARRIADGTPPESIAVLYRINTQSIALESALGRFGVPVQSRADSRFFDQIEVKQAIMLLRGASISITDEPLFKSVSDVLRGLGWRQDPPEGGGAERAKWESMNALLGLAEESPKGTTLADFVRELQRRQQQQHAPTRSAVTLSTLHAAKGLEWDCVYIAGLSEGLVPITFAQGLEAIDEERRLFYVGITRARKVLELSWAQRATSARAERAPSRFLDEVRAPATG from the coding sequence ATGACCGCTGAGCCCGTCGTCAGCCCCGACCGGCTGCTGGCCGCCCTCGACGACCACCAGCGCCAGGTGGCAGAGGCGCTGCTCGGCCCGGTGTGCGTGCTCGCGGGCGCCGGCACGGGCAAGACGCGTGCCATCACGCACCGCATCGCCTACGGGGTCGCGACGGGCGCCTACGACCCGCAGCGCGTCATGGCGCTGACCTTCACGACGCGCGCGGCGGGCGAGCTGCTCGGCCGGTTGCGCGCGCTCGGCGCGGAGGGCGTCGCGGCGCGCACCTTCCACTCGGCGGCGCTGCGGCAGCTGCATTACTTCTGGCCCATCGTCGTCGGCGGCACGCCCCCGCGCGTGCTCGAGGGCAAGGGCCCGCTGCTGGGCCAGGCCGCGGGCGTGCTCAAGCTCAGCCTCGATACCGCGGGGCTTCGGGATGCCGCTGCCGAGATCGAGTGGCGCAAAGTCAGTCGGCTCTCGATCGACGACTACGCCCGCGCCGCCCACAGCCGCACCCTTCCCGCCCGCCTGAGCGTGGATGCCATGGTGGCGTTGCAGCAGACCTACGAGCGCATCAAAGACGAGCGCAAGCAGATCGACTTCGAAGACGTGCTGCTCGCGACGGCGGGCATGATCGAGAACGAGCCGCGCGTCGCCGAGCAGGTGCGCGCGCAGTACCGCTTCTTCGTCGTCGACGAGTATCAGGACGTCTCGCCGCTGCAGCACGACCTGCTCACCCTGTGGCTCGGCGGACGGCGCGAGCTCTGCGTCGTCGGCGACGCCTCGCAGACGATCTACTCGTTCGCGGGTGCGACGAGCGACTACCTGGTGCGCTTCGGCAGCGAGTACCCCGAGGCGCGCGTCGTGCGGCTCGAAGACAACTACCGCTCGACGACCGCGATCGTGACGCTCGCCAACCGGCTCATGCGCGGGCGGCCGGGCGCGCTGACGCTGCACGCCGCGAGCGAGGGCAGTGAGCGGGGCGCGGCCCCCTCGGTGAGCAAGCACGTCGACGATGCCGCGGAAGCGGCATCCATCGCGCAGTCGATCGCGCGCCGCATCGCCGACGGCACGCCGCCCGAATCGATCGCCGTGCTCTACCGCATCAACACGCAGTCGATCGCGCTCGAGTCGGCGCTCGGCCGCTTCGGCGTGCCGGTGCAGTCGCGCGCCGACAGCCGGTTCTTCGACCAGATCGAGGTCAAGCAGGCGATCATGCTGCTGCGCGGCGCGTCGATCTCGATCACCGACGAGCCGCTCTTCAAGAGCGTGAGCGACGTGCTGCGCGGGCTCGGCTGGCGACAGGACCCGCCCGAGGGCGGCGGCGCCGAGCGGGCGAAGTGGGAGAGCATGAACGCGCTGCTCGGCCTGGCGGAGGAGTCGCCGAAGGGCACGACGCTCGCCGACTTCGTGCGCGAGCTGCAGCGGCGCCAGCAGCAGCAGCACGCGCCGACGCGCTCGGCCGTGACGCTGTCGACGCTGCACGCGGCGAAGGGCCTCGAGTGGGACTGCGTCTACATCGCGGGCCTCAGCGAGGGGCTCGTGCCGATCACGTTCGCCCAGGGCCTCGAGGCGATCGACGAGGAGCGTCGGCTGTTCTACGTCGGCATCACGCGTGCGCGAAAGGTGCTCGAGCTGTCGTGGGCGCAACGGGCGACCTCGGCCCGCGCCGAACGCGCACCGAGCCGGTTCCTCGACGAGGTGCGGGCTCCGGCCACGGGCTGA
- a CDS encoding YlbL family protein, translating to MSLFTAEERGGTIDDAHDPAVADARVRGRRVGWLLLALTLFGVFGLAVLPSPYVIERPGPVFDTLGTVTVDGDEVPLIEIPTEPTYDTEGSLSLLTVNVYGNRDQPPSWFEVIRAWLDPSQSVVPVEAVFPPGLSTEDRREQSRIDMENSQQEAVAAALRAIGEPYESQLRVVETLEESPAEGILRGDDIITAVAGEPIRDVTALRAAIAANGITQPVSIDILRAGSERTLEVTPVLSEGDEPVPVIGVLIAGEYVFPFDVNIELENVGGPSAGMMFALGIIDKLTPDSLAGGAEVAGTGTIGADGTVGPIGGIVQKMHGAVGAGADWFLAPIENCGEVVGNVPGDLEVFAVATLNDAIGVLQAIADDEGIDELARCER from the coding sequence GTGAGCCTGTTCACCGCTGAAGAGCGCGGCGGCACGATCGACGACGCGCACGATCCCGCCGTCGCCGACGCGCGCGTGCGCGGCCGCCGCGTCGGCTGGCTGCTGCTCGCCCTGACGCTGTTCGGGGTCTTCGGGCTGGCCGTGCTGCCCTCGCCCTACGTCATCGAGCGTCCGGGTCCCGTGTTCGACACCCTCGGTACGGTGACGGTCGACGGTGACGAGGTGCCGCTCATCGAGATCCCGACCGAGCCGACCTACGACACCGAGGGCTCGCTGAGCCTGCTCACCGTCAACGTCTACGGCAACCGCGATCAGCCGCCCTCGTGGTTCGAGGTCATCCGAGCCTGGCTCGATCCGAGCCAGTCGGTCGTGCCCGTCGAGGCGGTGTTCCCGCCCGGGCTCAGCACGGAAGACCGCCGCGAGCAGAGTCGCATCGACATGGAGAACTCGCAGCAGGAGGCGGTCGCGGCGGCGCTGCGTGCCATCGGCGAGCCGTACGAGAGCCAGTTGCGCGTCGTCGAGACGCTCGAGGAGAGCCCCGCCGAGGGAATCCTGCGCGGCGACGACATCATCACCGCGGTCGCGGGCGAGCCCATTCGGGATGTCACGGCGCTGCGCGCCGCGATCGCCGCCAACGGCATCACGCAGCCGGTGTCGATCGACATCCTGCGCGCGGGCTCGGAGCGCACCCTCGAGGTCACGCCGGTGCTGAGCGAGGGCGACGAGCCCGTCCCCGTGATCGGCGTGCTCATCGCGGGCGAGTACGTGTTCCCCTTCGATGTGAACATCGAGCTCGAGAACGTCGGCGGCCCGAGCGCGGGCATGATGTTCGCGCTCGGCATCATCGACAAGCTCACCCCCGACTCGCTCGCGGGCGGTGCGGAGGTGGCCGGCACCGGCACGATCGGCGCCGATGGCACGGTCGGCCCGATCGGCGGCATCGTGCAGAAGATGCATGGCGCGGTCGGCGCGGGCGCCGACTGGTTCCTCGCCCCGATCGAGAACTGCGGTGAGGTCGTCGGCAATGTGCCGGGAGACCTCGAGGTGTTCGCGGTGGCGACGCTCAACGACGCCATCGGGGTTCTGCAGGCGATCGCCGACGACGAGGGAATCGACGAGCTCGCGCGCTGCGAACGCTAG
- a CDS encoding APC family permease yields the protein MTDTPQSTLRKGRLGVIGVVFFVVAASAPLVGITGAVPVAMLVGNGAGAPGAYLVVGLTLLLFSVGYAAMSQRVTNSGAFFAYVGKGLGVNAGVASAFVSILTYVTIQLAIYGFFGGLVEGTMAELGVSLPWYIWAFIAWALVTGLSLLSVDVGAKVLGVLLVLEITSLLVAAVAMLANGGPEGWNLAASFSPENIFAGGFAGGAGIALAFALASFIGFEATAIYGEESKDPKRTVPLATYIAISTISILFAIVSFGMVTGMGASGIIDEVVTRSMDADGNVLANPAGVLFSLTEQYVGPWLVTIMTILVITSLFAGLLAFQNAAARYFFALGRGGVFPARAAVTNKAGAPVGGVVITSALAALVMIIFAVAGLDPIGNLFFWMSSITAISVIVVEILVSIAVIVYFRRVGGGNLWKTVIAPAVSIVLLAIGLYLVMSRFNLLAGTVPDGVDPSLPESAWLLNPLGWFLVLLPFIFLVIGYVAALINKKENEQLVKDFAS from the coding sequence ATGACTGACACCCCCCAATCGACCCTGCGCAAGGGTCGTCTCGGCGTCATCGGCGTCGTCTTCTTCGTGGTGGCGGCCTCCGCCCCGCTCGTCGGCATCACCGGTGCCGTGCCCGTCGCCATGCTCGTCGGCAACGGAGCCGGTGCCCCCGGTGCCTACCTCGTGGTCGGCCTGACCCTGCTGCTGTTCAGCGTCGGCTACGCCGCCATGAGCCAGCGCGTCACCAACTCGGGCGCCTTCTTCGCCTACGTCGGCAAGGGCCTCGGCGTCAACGCCGGCGTCGCCTCGGCGTTCGTGTCGATCCTCACCTACGTCACCATCCAGCTCGCCATCTACGGCTTCTTCGGCGGGCTCGTCGAGGGCACCATGGCTGAGCTCGGCGTGAGCCTGCCCTGGTACATCTGGGCCTTCATCGCCTGGGCGCTCGTCACCGGCCTCTCGCTGCTGAGCGTCGACGTCGGGGCGAAGGTGCTCGGGGTGCTGCTCGTGCTCGAGATCACCTCGCTGCTCGTCGCCGCAGTCGCCATGCTCGCCAACGGCGGCCCGGAGGGCTGGAACCTCGCGGCCTCGTTCAGCCCGGAGAACATCTTCGCGGGCGGCTTCGCGGGCGGTGCCGGCATCGCCCTGGCCTTCGCCCTCGCGAGCTTCATCGGCTTCGAGGCCACGGCCATCTATGGCGAGGAGTCGAAAGACCCCAAGCGCACCGTGCCGCTGGCCACCTACATCGCCATCTCGACCATCAGCATCCTGTTCGCGATCGTCTCGTTCGGCATGGTGACCGGAATGGGCGCGAGCGGCATCATCGACGAGGTCGTCACGCGCTCGATGGATGCCGACGGCAACGTGCTCGCGAACCCGGCCGGGGTGCTCTTCAGCCTCACCGAGCAGTACGTCGGCCCGTGGCTCGTCACGATCATGACGATCCTCGTCATCACGAGCCTCTTCGCCGGACTGCTGGCCTTCCAGAACGCCGCAGCGCGCTACTTCTTCGCCCTCGGGCGCGGCGGCGTGTTCCCGGCGCGGGCGGCCGTGACCAACAAGGCCGGTGCCCCCGTCGGCGGCGTGGTCATCACGTCGGCGCTCGCCGCCCTCGTCATGATCATCTTCGCGGTGGCCGGCCTCGACCCGATCGGCAACCTGTTCTTCTGGATGAGCTCGATCACGGCCATCTCGGTCATCGTCGTCGAGATCCTCGTCTCGATCGCGGTGATCGTGTACTTCCGCCGCGTCGGTGGCGGAAACCTCTGGAAGACCGTCATCGCCCCGGCGGTGTCGATCGTGCTGCTCGCGATCGGGCTCTACCTGGTGATGTCGCGCTTCAACCTGCTGGCCGGCACCGTGCCCGACGGCGTCGACCCCTCGCTGCCCGAGAGCGCGTGGCTGCTGAACCCGCTCGGCTGGTTCCTCGTGCTGCTGCCGTTCATCTTCCTCGTGATCGGCTACGTGGCGGCGCTCATCAACAAGAAGGAGAACGAGCAGCTCGTGAAGGACTTCGCCAGCTAG
- a CDS encoding phosphotransferase: MSRRSPLTLAALATSAVAGLDVTHAAPLGGTGGEVDSALLSTRDGRTLVIRVPRTAAAESEQSADLVAVRALSDGVRARLPFGVPRMLGQAPIDGTRAIVSEFVDGAPVRLDAITPGTAASIGRAIAAIHALPTSVVADVGLPQLRAIDVMREAVTTLDRAAATGLVPAALLRRWELAAEDSALWQFTPTVINGSLSAASFLVVGDSVTGLLGWARLQVGDPARDLFWMLGSSNPDVPETAFDAYHQARGVHDREVGRRAVFAAELELARWLLHGTERRSTEIVDDAVGMLHALLDRVSGDLTNPLAAEPTASLGLDEVDELLERGTPRSPGSAY; this comes from the coding sequence ATGTCCCGCCGATCGCCTCTCACTCTAGCCGCGCTCGCCACCTCGGCCGTCGCCGGTCTCGACGTGACGCACGCGGCCCCGCTCGGCGGCACGGGGGGCGAGGTCGACTCGGCACTGCTGAGCACCCGCGACGGCCGCACCCTCGTCATCCGCGTGCCCCGCACGGCCGCCGCCGAGAGCGAGCAGTCGGCCGATCTCGTCGCCGTGCGCGCGCTCAGCGACGGCGTGCGCGCCCGGCTGCCGTTCGGCGTGCCGCGCATGCTCGGCCAAGCGCCCATCGACGGCACGCGCGCGATCGTCTCCGAGTTCGTCGACGGCGCTCCGGTGCGGCTCGACGCGATCACGCCCGGCACCGCGGCGTCGATCGGGCGGGCGATCGCCGCGATCCACGCTCTGCCGACGAGCGTCGTCGCCGACGTCGGCCTGCCGCAGTTGCGCGCGATCGACGTCATGCGCGAGGCCGTGACGACGCTCGACCGGGCGGCCGCGACGGGCCTCGTGCCCGCCGCCCTGCTGCGGCGCTGGGAACTCGCGGCCGAAGACTCGGCCCTCTGGCAGTTCACGCCCACCGTCATCAACGGCTCGCTCAGCGCCGCCTCGTTCCTCGTGGTCGGCGACTCGGTCACGGGCCTGCTCGGCTGGGCGCGCCTGCAGGTGGGCGACCCCGCGCGCGATCTGTTCTGGATGCTCGGCTCGAGCAACCCGGATGTTCCCGAGACCGCCTTCGACGCCTACCACCAAGCGCGCGGCGTGCACGATCGCGAGGTCGGCCGGCGCGCGGTGTTCGCGGCCGAGCTGGAGCTCGCCCGCTGGCTGCTGCACGGCACCGAGCGGCGCTCGACCGAGATCGTCGACGACGCCGTGGGCATGCTGCACGCCCTGCTCGATCGCGTGAGCGGCGACCTCACCAACCCCCTGGCCGCCGAGCCCACCGCCTCGCTCGGGCTCGACGAGGTCGACGAACTGCTCGAGCGCGGCACACCGCGCTCCCCCGGTTCGGCGTACTAG